A single window of Bombus pascuorum chromosome 1, iyBomPasc1.1, whole genome shotgun sequence DNA harbors:
- the LOC132913256 gene encoding sorting and assembly machinery component 50 homolog isoform X1, whose amino-acid sequence MGTVHAKESNMFRNTNESSNNERQNFKKDNPSSHIHEKMNLLEKRKEKSIDLHSVKARVDRIHVDGLMRTKDDIIKAQVTELFKAKDFYDIILRAYKVREKLQGLGCFGNIGIYIDTSQGPHATPEGVEVTFMVHEMRRLTGGISTMVGNNEGSVIIQAKAPNLFGRGERLQMEYSYGSKSSTNISISAVKPFIGSWRHKVLTGSVFNTSNRFPWSGFSQYDKGLLLDIAFNTDGAGILKHNLQYEATYREIISSKQASFRVREQCGPNLKSALRHICSIDKRDSLIFPTMGSLVQFSTEVAGLGGDIGFVKNELIMQTNWTPHEYATFQLGFQSGLLRGISNDMKINIADQFFLGGPLNLRGFDMRGCGPRHDGNSIGGDVYWALALHLYTPLPFRPGRHGFGDLFKLHGFINGGNVSNFTFKFANDYKENMKIFKENVRCAVGGGIAMKLGNIARVELNLVMPLLFVRSDVLQQFQFGLGLQYL is encoded by the exons aTGGGAACTGTTCATGCGAAG GAATCAAATATGTTTAGAAATACAAACGAATCTTCAAATAATGAaagacaaaatttcaaaaaagatAATCCT TCTTCACACATTCATGAAAAGatgaatttacttgaaaaaaggaaagagaaatcCATTGATCTTCATTCAGTGAAG GCAAGAGTTGATAGAATACATGTAGATGGACTCATGAGAACAAAAGATGACATAATAAAAGCCCAAGTAACAGAATTGTTTAAAGCTAaagatttttatgatattattttacgtgccTATAAAGTGAGAGAAAAATTGCAAGGTTTAGGATGTTTTGGGAATATTGGAATTTACATTGATACCAGTCAAGGTCCTCATGCTACCCCAGAAGGCGTTGAA GTCACTTTTATGGTACATGAAATGAGACGTCTAACAGGTGGAATTAGCACTATGGTTGGAAATAACGAGGGTTCAGTTATTATTCAAGCAAAAGCACCCAATTTATTTGGAAGAGGAGAACGTCTTCAGATGGAATACTCTTATGGTTCAAAAAGTTCAACTAATATAAGTATATCTGCTGTTAAACCATTTATAGGTAGTTGGCGTCATAAAgt ATTAACTGGCAGTGTATTTAACACATCAAATAGATTCCCATGGTCTGGTTTTAGTCAATATGATAAAGgtttattattagatattgCTTTTAACACAGATGGGGCAGGTATACTGAAGCATAATTTACAATATGAAGCTACATATAGGGAGATTATTTCGTCCAAACAAGCGTCGTTTCGCGTTAGAGAACAATGCGGTCCAAATTTGAAATCTGCACTGCGACATATTTGTTCCATTGATAAAAGAGACTCGTTAATATTTCCTACTATGGGAAGTCTCGTACAATTTTCGACAGAAGTAGCTGGTCTCGGAGGAGATATTGGGTTTGTTAAAAATGAACTTATCATGCAAACTAATTGGACGCCTCATGAATATGCA acCTTCCAGCTGGGTTTTCAATCTGGATTGCTTCGAGGAATCAGCAatgatatgaaaataaatatcgccGATCAATTTTTCTTGGGTGGACCATTGAATCTTAGAGGATTCGATATGAGAGGCTGTGGACCTCGCCACGATGGAAATTCAATTGGAGGCGATGTATATTGGGCACTTGCGCTTCATTTATACACACCACTGCCATTTAGACCCGGTCGTCACGGTTTCGGtgatttgtttaaattacatGGTTTCATCAATGGTGGAAATGTATCAAATTTCACTTTCAAATTTG cAAATGATTAtaaggaaaatatgaaaatttttaaggAAAATGTTCGTTGTGCAGTTGGCGGGGGTATTGCGATGAAACTTGGAAATATAGCGAGAGTAGAATTAAACTTAGTTATGCCTTTGTTATTTGTCAGAAGCGATGTATTGCAACAATTTCAATTCGGACTCGGATTGCAGTACTTATAA
- the LOC132913256 gene encoding sorting and assembly machinery component 50 homolog isoform X2 gives MFRNTNESSNNERQNFKKDNPSSHIHEKMNLLEKRKEKSIDLHSVKARVDRIHVDGLMRTKDDIIKAQVTELFKAKDFYDIILRAYKVREKLQGLGCFGNIGIYIDTSQGPHATPEGVEVTFMVHEMRRLTGGISTMVGNNEGSVIIQAKAPNLFGRGERLQMEYSYGSKSSTNISISAVKPFIGSWRHKVLTGSVFNTSNRFPWSGFSQYDKGLLLDIAFNTDGAGILKHNLQYEATYREIISSKQASFRVREQCGPNLKSALRHICSIDKRDSLIFPTMGSLVQFSTEVAGLGGDIGFVKNELIMQTNWTPHEYATFQLGFQSGLLRGISNDMKINIADQFFLGGPLNLRGFDMRGCGPRHDGNSIGGDVYWALALHLYTPLPFRPGRHGFGDLFKLHGFINGGNVSNFTFKFANDYKENMKIFKENVRCAVGGGIAMKLGNIARVELNLVMPLLFVRSDVLQQFQFGLGLQYL, from the exons ATGTTTAGAAATACAAACGAATCTTCAAATAATGAaagacaaaatttcaaaaaagatAATCCT TCTTCACACATTCATGAAAAGatgaatttacttgaaaaaaggaaagagaaatcCATTGATCTTCATTCAGTGAAG GCAAGAGTTGATAGAATACATGTAGATGGACTCATGAGAACAAAAGATGACATAATAAAAGCCCAAGTAACAGAATTGTTTAAAGCTAaagatttttatgatattattttacgtgccTATAAAGTGAGAGAAAAATTGCAAGGTTTAGGATGTTTTGGGAATATTGGAATTTACATTGATACCAGTCAAGGTCCTCATGCTACCCCAGAAGGCGTTGAA GTCACTTTTATGGTACATGAAATGAGACGTCTAACAGGTGGAATTAGCACTATGGTTGGAAATAACGAGGGTTCAGTTATTATTCAAGCAAAAGCACCCAATTTATTTGGAAGAGGAGAACGTCTTCAGATGGAATACTCTTATGGTTCAAAAAGTTCAACTAATATAAGTATATCTGCTGTTAAACCATTTATAGGTAGTTGGCGTCATAAAgt ATTAACTGGCAGTGTATTTAACACATCAAATAGATTCCCATGGTCTGGTTTTAGTCAATATGATAAAGgtttattattagatattgCTTTTAACACAGATGGGGCAGGTATACTGAAGCATAATTTACAATATGAAGCTACATATAGGGAGATTATTTCGTCCAAACAAGCGTCGTTTCGCGTTAGAGAACAATGCGGTCCAAATTTGAAATCTGCACTGCGACATATTTGTTCCATTGATAAAAGAGACTCGTTAATATTTCCTACTATGGGAAGTCTCGTACAATTTTCGACAGAAGTAGCTGGTCTCGGAGGAGATATTGGGTTTGTTAAAAATGAACTTATCATGCAAACTAATTGGACGCCTCATGAATATGCA acCTTCCAGCTGGGTTTTCAATCTGGATTGCTTCGAGGAATCAGCAatgatatgaaaataaatatcgccGATCAATTTTTCTTGGGTGGACCATTGAATCTTAGAGGATTCGATATGAGAGGCTGTGGACCTCGCCACGATGGAAATTCAATTGGAGGCGATGTATATTGGGCACTTGCGCTTCATTTATACACACCACTGCCATTTAGACCCGGTCGTCACGGTTTCGGtgatttgtttaaattacatGGTTTCATCAATGGTGGAAATGTATCAAATTTCACTTTCAAATTTG cAAATGATTAtaaggaaaatatgaaaatttttaaggAAAATGTTCGTTGTGCAGTTGGCGGGGGTATTGCGATGAAACTTGGAAATATAGCGAGAGTAGAATTAAACTTAGTTATGCCTTTGTTATTTGTCAGAAGCGATGTATTGCAACAATTTCAATTCGGACTCGGATTGCAGTACTTATAA
- the LOC132913064 gene encoding uncharacterized protein LOC132913064 isoform X1 gives MIRNFASLLSMCSMQSLPADTTMEKMYSMNDTLNGHTNMQSPKKENMFHSVLNALNVLWGQFSKVPASFIASINYPLYVTVVNNEISHDFFKNLTGEREPLNTDNVYISNGEIKESLDVVESIHNDVFDEKKSYICKICNKNTKDNSKFSYEYIDSKNKDAERSDEKISVIHKDVRCNTNNCNYLISLQNSNKTSEEELFEYICSDINTKEMSAMENCYNFEDTYSKDMSDKKQCFNCISNSVDNKIIINKENSCSTSSTNALSTQIVQQAAVPNLFTNMLQKVISSVTDRFCKTDLVESDLGPKRSFSPRQRRKLNMVAKGRGRGRAKSQLRRSGVSQTRHRKERTKHDITVDIENDFKCWQELEEYNITEIQETEESGNLYLGEATVDAVQYIIEETVSPLTYTFADVEPKIQKQKTRRNINCGISRFSAKMRSILECPKQTDTFDHDFIENRYDLQKNTFRPRLISESSIDSEDSYCIVFETGSEVTCKSDLEYSEDSEESDVDQTNEDEKSFKDKISVSPIQKVKFNLNPVIHIMMHWDYAYRAARKGPWEQMARDRERFRGRINSIERILSPILTVQHRTHIWHERFTLTE, from the exons Atgat cagAAATTTTGCTTCATTGTTAAGCATGTGTTCTATGCAGAGTTTACCTGCAGATACAACAatggaaaaaatgtattcgATGAACGATACATTGAATGGACATACGAACATGCAAAGcccaaagaaagaaaacatgTTTCACAGTGTCCTCAACGCTTTGAACGTACTTTGGGGACAATTTTCTAAAGTTCCTGCTTCATTCATAGCAAGTATTAATTATCCGTTGTATGTAACAGTTGtaaacaatgaaatttcacacGACTTTTTTAAGAATCTGACAGGTGAAAGAGAACCATTAAATACCGATAATGTGTACATCTCCAATGGCGAGATCAAAGAATCTTTAGATGTTGTCGAGAGTATTCATAATGATGTATTTGATGAAAAGAAATCATACATAtgcaaaatttgtaataaaaatacaaaagataattcaaaatttagCTATGAATATATTGATAGCAAGAACAAAGATGCAGAGAGATCTGATGAAAAGATATCAGTCATTCATAAAGATGTTAGatgtaatacaaataattgtaattatttaatatcactTCAAAATTCGAACAAAACAAGTGAGGAGGAATTGTTTGAATACATTTGTTCTGATATAAATACGAAGGAAATGAGTGCTATggaaaattgttataattttgaaGATACATACAGTAAGGATATGTCTGATAAAAAACAATGTTTTAATTGTATTAGTAACAGTGTGGAtaataagattattataaataaggaaaACTCTTGTTCAACATCTAGTACAAATGCATTAAGTACACAGATAGTTCAACAAGCTGCAGTCCCTAATTTGTTCACAAATATGTTGCAAAAAGTTATTAGCAGTGTAACAGATAGATTTTGTAAAACAGACCTTGTTGAATCAGACTTGGGTCCAAAACGATCATTTTCACCGAGGCAACGGAGGAAACTTAATATGGTGGCAAAAGGTCGAGGACGGGGACGAGCAAAGTCGCAGCTTCGGCGTTCTGGAGTCAGCCAAACGAGACACAGAAAGGAACGCACTAAACATGATATTACAGTAGATATAGAAAACGATTTTAAATGCTGGCAAGAACTTGAAGAGTATAATATAACAGAAATTCAGGAAACAGAAGAATcaggaaatttatatttaggtGAAGCTACAGTAGATGctgtacaatatattatagaagAGACAGTGAGTCCTCTGACATATACGTTTGCCGATGTAGAACCCAAAATTCAGAAACAAAAAACACGCAGAAACATTAATTGTGGTATATCTAGATTTTCTGCAAAAATGAGAAGTATACTTGAATGTCCAAAACAAACAGACACCTTTGATCAcgattttattgaaaacaGATACGATTTGCAAAAGAATACATTTCGACCACGTTTAATATCAGAAAGTTCTATTGACTCAGAAGATAGTTACTGTATAGTATTTGAGACTGGTTCCGAAGTAACTTGCAAAAGTGATCTTGAATATAGTGAAGACAGTGAAGAGAGCGATGTAGATCAAACAAACGAAGATGAAAAATCattcaaagataaaatatctgtATCTCCAAttcaaaaa gtaaaatttaatttgaatccAGTAATTCATATAATGATGCATTGGGACTATGCGTACCGTGCAGCTCGAAAAGGTCCATGGGAACAAATGGCGAGAGATAGGGAACGATTTAGAGGCCgaataaattctatagaacGTATTCTTAGTCCAATATTAACAGTACAGCACAGAACTCATATTTGGCATGAGCGATTTACACTTACTGAATAA
- the LOC132913064 gene encoding uncharacterized protein LOC132913064 isoform X2, with protein MINFASLLSMCSMQSLPADTTMEKMYSMNDTLNGHTNMQSPKKENMFHSVLNALNVLWGQFSKVPASFIASINYPLYVTVVNNEISHDFFKNLTGEREPLNTDNVYISNGEIKESLDVVESIHNDVFDEKKSYICKICNKNTKDNSKFSYEYIDSKNKDAERSDEKISVIHKDVRCNTNNCNYLISLQNSNKTSEEELFEYICSDINTKEMSAMENCYNFEDTYSKDMSDKKQCFNCISNSVDNKIIINKENSCSTSSTNALSTQIVQQAAVPNLFTNMLQKVISSVTDRFCKTDLVESDLGPKRSFSPRQRRKLNMVAKGRGRGRAKSQLRRSGVSQTRHRKERTKHDITVDIENDFKCWQELEEYNITEIQETEESGNLYLGEATVDAVQYIIEETVSPLTYTFADVEPKIQKQKTRRNINCGISRFSAKMRSILECPKQTDTFDHDFIENRYDLQKNTFRPRLISESSIDSEDSYCIVFETGSEVTCKSDLEYSEDSEESDVDQTNEDEKSFKDKISVSPIQKVKFNLNPVIHIMMHWDYAYRAARKGPWEQMARDRERFRGRINSIERILSPILTVQHRTHIWHERFTLTE; from the exons Atgat AAATTTTGCTTCATTGTTAAGCATGTGTTCTATGCAGAGTTTACCTGCAGATACAACAatggaaaaaatgtattcgATGAACGATACATTGAATGGACATACGAACATGCAAAGcccaaagaaagaaaacatgTTTCACAGTGTCCTCAACGCTTTGAACGTACTTTGGGGACAATTTTCTAAAGTTCCTGCTTCATTCATAGCAAGTATTAATTATCCGTTGTATGTAACAGTTGtaaacaatgaaatttcacacGACTTTTTTAAGAATCTGACAGGTGAAAGAGAACCATTAAATACCGATAATGTGTACATCTCCAATGGCGAGATCAAAGAATCTTTAGATGTTGTCGAGAGTATTCATAATGATGTATTTGATGAAAAGAAATCATACATAtgcaaaatttgtaataaaaatacaaaagataattcaaaatttagCTATGAATATATTGATAGCAAGAACAAAGATGCAGAGAGATCTGATGAAAAGATATCAGTCATTCATAAAGATGTTAGatgtaatacaaataattgtaattatttaatatcactTCAAAATTCGAACAAAACAAGTGAGGAGGAATTGTTTGAATACATTTGTTCTGATATAAATACGAAGGAAATGAGTGCTATggaaaattgttataattttgaaGATACATACAGTAAGGATATGTCTGATAAAAAACAATGTTTTAATTGTATTAGTAACAGTGTGGAtaataagattattataaataaggaaaACTCTTGTTCAACATCTAGTACAAATGCATTAAGTACACAGATAGTTCAACAAGCTGCAGTCCCTAATTTGTTCACAAATATGTTGCAAAAAGTTATTAGCAGTGTAACAGATAGATTTTGTAAAACAGACCTTGTTGAATCAGACTTGGGTCCAAAACGATCATTTTCACCGAGGCAACGGAGGAAACTTAATATGGTGGCAAAAGGTCGAGGACGGGGACGAGCAAAGTCGCAGCTTCGGCGTTCTGGAGTCAGCCAAACGAGACACAGAAAGGAACGCACTAAACATGATATTACAGTAGATATAGAAAACGATTTTAAATGCTGGCAAGAACTTGAAGAGTATAATATAACAGAAATTCAGGAAACAGAAGAATcaggaaatttatatttaggtGAAGCTACAGTAGATGctgtacaatatattatagaagAGACAGTGAGTCCTCTGACATATACGTTTGCCGATGTAGAACCCAAAATTCAGAAACAAAAAACACGCAGAAACATTAATTGTGGTATATCTAGATTTTCTGCAAAAATGAGAAGTATACTTGAATGTCCAAAACAAACAGACACCTTTGATCAcgattttattgaaaacaGATACGATTTGCAAAAGAATACATTTCGACCACGTTTAATATCAGAAAGTTCTATTGACTCAGAAGATAGTTACTGTATAGTATTTGAGACTGGTTCCGAAGTAACTTGCAAAAGTGATCTTGAATATAGTGAAGACAGTGAAGAGAGCGATGTAGATCAAACAAACGAAGATGAAAAATCattcaaagataaaatatctgtATCTCCAAttcaaaaa gtaaaatttaatttgaatccAGTAATTCATATAATGATGCATTGGGACTATGCGTACCGTGCAGCTCGAAAAGGTCCATGGGAACAAATGGCGAGAGATAGGGAACGATTTAGAGGCCgaataaattctatagaacGTATTCTTAGTCCAATATTAACAGTACAGCACAGAACTCATATTTGGCATGAGCGATTTACACTTACTGAATAA
- the LOC132914597 gene encoding pneumococcal serine-rich repeat protein-like → MQVAPSTMKIFVACFVIWTLINREIVLASSVEAQNQENDGQVENVEYILPTTLDGFSHESDGKTGERVEAESSSSSETFASSFSSSSARTSSKNAASSAALLSALNEKLDIGEEKASSKLRSEPSNEVLITDGSLSKEKSIGAEISEESSSKVESNWESVEKESNGDEQNQIVKTYVKKGPVKTWSWSSVGNESHSSSSEQIELLKEEKSKAEARIKLEAEARVKAEAEAAEARKLLKSQLNALKQAQAKAQAEAEARAQAEALAASESKALASARAIAKASTEEAAQAQAQAKAEQQARSILQTKLISILNTRAQTNVEEEIVITEELKEAAKASVQASIAASVAARKAAKSIRIAAMSRTNAALKALSAQKATVIQAVASANARAVTSALSTALEQAIVSSRAAASLQTEAYAIARKLVQAAIAEGATLDYAKYRAEIRDKAIAKAKASVEAAATAAAAAAVASNQLASSQANNLNAATKLAAAQTTAVSRAETALLEVCAAAKEEMAAMARADVKGAALEAATAAQASALQGVRDGVVIGLGSSATKLNEQQAVALWDAATEDGKKEEIIETSDRRAIIFTIVRGAINPSILAQPVSIREASSNMKIPALLVTCLYLWGFASATSSSPLLEIVQGSASATASTAVTARSGLRAGQVAQASQKDAALQADASAAAATAARASADQSASLAQESASLQSKAAARAKSAEESAAATAKAELQAESTAEWASSAAKEAAASAKASASAMSAAAVQAKLAEKTAKNQALASEEAKLKAAAAASAAAAASAAAEIALKAEKLAEEAIAKAAAAKAAARAAAAALNSAKEAATSSARSAAEAEAKSEVALLISELDKKSRELAASTSAKARAAAAASSRNSETAVIGANINVAKEIVAIPIEPAKIPEPKLALKEETTAIASSESDLAVETSSESWSI, encoded by the exons ATGCAGGTCGCTCCATCGACGATGAAGATATTCGTCGCCTGTTTCGTCATTTGGACGTTGATAAACCGAGAAATCGTACTCGCGAGCAGTGTCGAAGCACAGAATCAAGAAAATGATGGCCAAGTAGAGAACGTGGAGTACATACTGCCGACTACGTTGGATGGTTTTTCGCACGAGAGCGATGGAAAGACAGGGGAACGAGTCGAGGCAGAGTCGTCATCGAGCAGCGAGACATTCGCGTCGAGTTTCTCCTCTTCGTCCGCGCGAACATCGTCGAAAAACGCGGCGTCATCGGCAGCGCTTTTGTCGGCGTTGAATGAGAAACTCGACATCGGCGAAGAGAAAGCGTCGTCAAAATTAAGAAGTGAACCTTCCAACGAAGTTCTGATCACCGATGGATCGCTTTCCAAGGAGAAATCTATCGGAGCTGAGATCAGCGAGGAATCGAGTTCTAAAGTCGAATCCAATTGGGAAAGCGTCGAGAAGGAATCGAACGGCGACGAACAGAACCAAATTGTTAAGACGTACGTGAAGAAAGGGCCGGTTAAGACCTGGAGCTGGAGCAGCGTGGGCAATGAGTCGCATAGTTCCTCCAGCGAGCAAATTGAGCTtcttaaagaagaaaaatcgaaggCGGAAGCTAGGATCAAGTTGGAAGCGGAGGCACGAGTGAAGGCCGAGGCGGAGGCAGCGGAAGCTCGAAAGTTGTTGAAGTCTCAATTGAATGCCCTGAAACAGGCGCAAGCTAAAGCTCAGGCAGAAGCAGAGGCTCGAGCACAGGCAGAAGCATTGGCCGCGTCGGAATCCAAGGCTTTGGCTTCCGCTCGAGCAATAGCTAAGGCCAGTACCGAAGAAGCTGCACAGGCACAGGCGCAGGCGAAGGCAGAGCAACAAGCTCGTTCCATACTGCAGACCAAACTCATTTCCATCCTAAACACGCGTGCTCAAACCAACGTCGAAGAGGAAATCGTAATCACGGAAGAACTGAAAGAAGCGGCGAAGGCCTCGGTGCAAGCTTCTATAGCCGCGAGCGTGGCTGCCAGAAAAGCTGCTAAATCGATCAGGATCGCGGCTATGTCTCGAACGAACGCCGCCCTTAAGGCTTTGTCGGCTCAGAAGGCCACCGTTATCCAGGCAGTCGCTTCCGCCAACGCTAGAGCCGTTACTAGCGCTCTGAGCACCGCCCTCGAACAGGCTATAGTTTCTTCGAGAGCTGCGGCTTCTTTGCAAACGGAAGCTTACGCCATAGCTCGTAAACTCGTACAGGCAGCTATCGCTGAAGGTGCTACCCTGGATTATGCGAAATACAGAGCTGAAATACGCGACAAAGCGATCGCGAAGGCGAAAGCCTCCGTGGAAGCGGCTGCCACCGCGGCTGCCGCTGCAGCTGTTGCTTCTAATCAATTGGCAAGTTCACAGGCGAATAATCTGAATGCTGCTACCAAACTGGCTGCCGCCCAAACAACTGCGGTCTCTAGAGCGGAAACCGCGTTGTTGGAAGTGTGTGCAGCGGCCAAGGAGGAGATGGCTGCCATGGCGAGAGCAGATGTTAAAGGTGCTGCTCTTGAAGCTGCAACCGCGGCTCAAGCGAGTGCGCTTCAAGGTGTAAGGGACGGAGTTGTAATAGGATTGGGTTCATCCGCTACCAAGCTTAACGAGCAACAGGCGGTAGCATTGTGGGATGCAGCCACCGAAGATgggaagaaggaagagataATAGAGACA TCAGACAGGCGAGCCATTATTTTCACAATTGTCCGCGGCGCTATAAATCCGTCCATCCTTGCACAGCCGGTATCAATCCGCGAAGCGTCGTCGAACATGAAGATTCCAGCACTGCTCGTAACGTGCCTCTATCTTTGGGGCTTTGCGTCCGCCACCTCGAGCTCACCCCTGCTCGAGATCGTGCAGGGTAGCGCGTCGGCCACTGCATCCACCGCTGTAACCGCTAGATCCGGACTTCGTGCCGGTCAAGTAGCCCAGGCCTCGCAGAAGGATGCCGCGCTTCAGGCAGATGCCTCAGCGGCTGCCGCGACCGCTGCACGCGCTTCCGCCGACCAGTCGGCCAGTCTAGCCCAAGAGTCGGCATCTTTGCAGTCCAAAGCTGCCGCTAGAGCAAAATCGGCCGAGGAGTCAGCGGCAGCTACGGCCAAAGCCGAGTTGCAGGCAGAATCCACTGCTGAATGGGCCAGTTCCGCTGCCAAAGAGGCTGCAGCGTCCGCAAAAGCTTCCGCATCCGCGATGTCAGCGGCTGCCGTGCAGGCGAAGCTCGCCGAAAAGACAGCCAAGAATCAAGCTCTGGCTTCCGAAGAAGCCAAACTCAAGGCGGCCGCCGCTGCCAGCGCAGCAGCAGCAGCCAGCGCCGCCGCCGAGATAGCCCTGAAAGCTGAGAAACTAGCGGAAGAAGCCATCGCCAAGGCAGCCGCTGCCAAAGCAGCTGCCAGAGCCGCTGCAGCCGCGTTAAACTCCGCGAAGGAAGCCGCCACGAGCAGCGCAAGGAGCGCCGCCGAAGCCGAAGCTAAGAGCGAAGTCGCTCTACTGATCAGCGAACTCGACAAGAAGAGCAGGGAACTCGCCGCTTCCACGTCGGCCAAGGCACGCGCTGCTGCCGCAGCTAGCTCCAGAAACTCAGAAACGGCTGTTATTGGAGCTAACATTAATGTGGCCAAAGAGATCGTGGCCATTCCCATCGAGCCAGCGAAAATTCCGGAGCCAAAGCTGGCGTTGAAAGAAGAGACTACCGCGATCGCAAGCTCAGAGAGTGATCTGGCGGTAGAAACGAGCAGCGAATCATGGTCAATTTAA